One Brassica napus cultivar Da-Ae chromosome C2, Da-Ae, whole genome shotgun sequence DNA window includes the following coding sequences:
- the LOC106405772 gene encoding esterase OVCA2-like, with protein sequence MDLNLAAHATPQHFLSKMLSHSHPCCQTASVSRPPRLSFKITAMLSESKQRNPRILCLHGFRTSGLILRSLITSKWPDTVLRNLDLDFLDGPFPATGKSDIERFYDPPYYEWYQASKGFREYRNFEECLDYVEDYMIKHGPFDGLLGFSQGAFLSAALPRMQEQGKALTKVPKVKFLVLISGGKIPGLRFGQPKAAVGAFSSPVRCPSLHFIGERDFLKTEGEVLVESFVEPVVIRHTSGHTIPKLETEAEETVLSFFQRIRKMLSDEASSVRSLM encoded by the exons ATGGATCTAAATCTAGCAGCTCATGCAACTCCACAACACTTTTTGTCCAAAATGCTGAGTCATTCTCATCCATGCTGCCAAACAGCATCCGTATCACGACCGCCGAGACTATCCTTCAAGATCACGGCGATGTTGTCGGAAAGCAAACAGAGGAACCCAAGAATCCTCTGCCTCCACGGATTCAGAACAAGCGGTCTGATTCTCCGTTCGCTTATTACATCTAAATGGCCCGACACGGTCCTCCGAAACCTCGACCTCGATTTCCTCGACGGCCCGTTTCCCGCCACCGGAAAATCGGACATCGAGCGGTTCTACGACCCGCCGTACTACGAGTGGTACCAAGCTAGCAAG GGTTTTAGAGAATACAGGAACTTTGAAGAGTGTTTGGATTATGTTGAGGATTACATGATAAAGCATGGACCTTTTGATGGTCTTCTTGGTTTCTCTCAG GGGGCTTTTCTATCTGCTGCTCTTCCTCGAATGCAAGAACAG GGAAAGGCTCTAACTAAGGTGCCAAAGGTCAAGTTCTTGGTGCTAATATCCGGTGGAAAGATTCCTGGATTGAGGTTTGGGCAGCCTAAAGCTGCGGTTGGCGCATTCTCATCTCCTGTTCGTTGCCCCTCACTCCACTTCATAG GGGAGAGGGATTTTCTGAAAACAGAAGGTGAAGTTCTTGTTGAATCATTTGTAGAGCCGGTGGTGATTCGTCATACAAGTGGACACACTATACCTAAACTTG AAACTGAAGCTGAGGAGACAGTGTTGAGCTTCTTCCAGAGGATTAGGAAGATGCTTTCTGATGAGGCGTcttctgtaagaagcttgatgtgA